In the genome of Desulfovibrio aminophilus DSM 12254, the window CGCATTTCCATGGCCCACGAGAGGGGGCCTCGGTTGTTCCGCCGGACTGAACAGGAACAGCGGCGGGACCGAGGCCCATCCACGGAGGGTGACGGGAGAGGGCACGTCTTCTCCCGCCGGGCTTGTTGAGCCCCCGAAGGAGGGCAGGGGCTCAGGCGTTGCATTTTTTGCGTGGGTTCTCCTCCGGCGTTTCCAGGCCCCGGGCCCGACCGGCGCACGGCTTCGGCGGTTTCTCGCGAAATACGGCGAATCCCCACGATCGTTCCGTTGATCCGCCCGCCGGATGCCGACCGTCCATCCGGAACGGCGGCGACGGCACACAGCATGACTGCACGTTCCATTCCATCCCGGCTCATGCAAAAACATGCAACAATATCAATACGCCGCCACAACCGCCTCGCATCTTTCCGCCAACTGCCGGGTACATCCGCCACCCTCCGTTAGCACCCCCTTCGGGGGTTTACGGAAAGGCCAAGAGACTCCCGGCTCTCCTGATGCCGTGCGCGAAAAATGCGGCCTCCGTGCGCGATAATTCGGCCGCTTCGCCCGTTACACTATGTGTAATTGAGTTTCAAAAACCAAGGGCCGTCCGACAGACAGGCGGCCCTTGCCGCGTCTCTGGGGCTGGGGTGTCGGTCAGGTTCTCAAACGCGGTGTACTTCTTGAGGAAGGCCAGCTCCACCTCGCCCACGGGGCCGTTGCGCTGCTTGCCGATGATGACCTCGGCGATCCCGGCCGATGGGTTGTCGTCCTTCTTATTGTAGAACTCGTCCCGGTACAGGAACACGATCACGTCGGCGTCCTGCTCGATTGCGCCGGACTCGCGCAGGTCCGAGAGCATGGGGCGCTTGTTCGTGCGCTCCTCCACCTTGCGGTTGAGCTGCGACAGGGCGATGACCGGGATGTTCAGCTCCTTCGCCAGGGCCTTCAAATTTCGTGAAATATCCGAGATTTCCTGTTCGCGCGAGTCGATGTTGCGGCTGGAGCGCATGAGCTGGAGGTAGTCGACCACCACCAGCCCCAGCTTGTGCTCGGCCTTGAGGCGGCGGCAGCGGGCGCGCAGCTCCAGCGTGGACAAGGCCGGGGTGTCGTCGATGAAGATGGGGGCCTTGCCGAGCACGTCGGCGGCCTCGGAGAGCTGGGCCCAGTCCGCGTCGTCCAGGAAGCCGCTGCGCATCCGCGACAGCTCCACGCGGCCTTGGCAGGCCAGGAGGCGGGTCATGAGCTGTTCCATGCTCATTTCCAGGGAGAAGACCGCCGTGGCCACCTCAGACTTGACCGCCGCGCGCAGGGCCAGGTTCAGGGCGAAGGCCGTCTTGCCCATGCTCGGCCGACCGGCCACGATGATCAGGTCGCTCGGCTGGAGTCCTGCCGTCATGTGGTCCAGGGCCTGGTAGCCGCTCGGGATGCCCGTGACCGCCGACTTGCTGGCGAATCTCTGCTCCAGCTGGTCAAAAACCCGGTCCACCAGAGGGCCGGAGGCCATGTAGGTCTTCTGGGTCTTCGCCTCCGCGATCTCGAAGATCTGTTTCTCCGAGGCGTCCAGCAGGGCGTCCACGTCCCGGGCCTCGTAGCAGGCCGAGATGATCCCGCTGGACACGTCGATGAGACGGCGCAGGACCGACTTGTCGCATACGATGCGGGCATGGAACAGGGCGTTGGCCGCGCTCACCGGGGAGTCGGCCAGCTCGGCCAGGTACACCGGGCCGCCCACCTTATCCAGGTCGCCAGACTGCTTGAGGGCCTCCGTGACCGTGACCAGGTCCACGGGCTGGGACCGCTCGGCCAGGCGCAGGAAGCTCTTGAAGATGGCCGCGTGGGCCGGAGAATAGAAATCCTCCGGGCCCACGTGGTCCACCAGGCTGTTGAGCGCGTCCGGACGAAGGAACACGCCGCCCAGCACGGCCTGCTCGGCCTCCAGGGCCTGGGGGGTGAGGCGCGCGGTCATACAGCACTCCCATGATCCCAGGCAGCCCACGCGGACTCCCTAGAGGAGTAGGCTCCTGCACTCGCCCCGCACCCCCCACACGCCACCCAATACATGACAGGGCGGCCAAATTGCGTGGACTCCAGACAGCCGCATCCACCACAAAAAGGACACATCCGATGCTCTCCCCCCAGCACGGCCTGCGCGGCGCGGCGGCGCTCATCCTCCATACGCTCAGACTCCCATG includes:
- the dnaB gene encoding replicative DNA helicase, which gives rise to MTARLTPQALEAEQAVLGGVFLRPDALNSLVDHVGPEDFYSPAHAAIFKSFLRLAERSQPVDLVTVTEALKQSGDLDKVGGPVYLAELADSPVSAANALFHARIVCDKSVLRRLIDVSSGIISACYEARDVDALLDASEKQIFEIAEAKTQKTYMASGPLVDRVFDQLEQRFASKSAVTGIPSGYQALDHMTAGLQPSDLIIVAGRPSMGKTAFALNLALRAAVKSEVATAVFSLEMSMEQLMTRLLACQGRVELSRMRSGFLDDADWAQLSEAADVLGKAPIFIDDTPALSTLELRARCRRLKAEHKLGLVVVDYLQLMRSSRNIDSREQEISDISRNLKALAKELNIPVIALSQLNRKVEERTNKRPMLSDLRESGAIEQDADVIVFLYRDEFYNKKDDNPSAGIAEVIIGKQRNGPVGEVELAFLKKYTAFENLTDTPAPETRQGPPVCRTALGF
- a CDS encoding Lar family restriction alleviation protein, encoding MEDERRRAAQAVLGGEHRMCPFCGGCGCLESTQFGRPVMYWVACGGCGASAGAYSSRESAWAAWDHGSAV